From the genome of Nitrosomonas sp. Is79A3:
AGAATTTACATCATCTACAGTGCTGGTTATCTGAGTATTGATGTCTTCTCTGATTTGTGACATACGCTGATCCATACTTTGGAAACGTGCCACAAGCGCTTCGCCATTACTTATCATAGCTTGGCGTGATGGAATTACAGATGGATTTGTTGCCACATCTTGTATCGCACTAAAAAAATTCTGGAGTGCGGGAGAAAGCCCGGAAGTTGAATCTCCTAGCATATTATCTAACTGTTTTATTTGTCCAAAATAACTGTCCAGCGCTTGGCTTTGGGTCTGAATCTGTAATGACTGACTCACGACAAATTGATTGTATATGCGCTGCACTGTCGTTGAATGAACACCACGCCCAACAAATCCCGCCCCAGAGGATTGCGGTATATTGGTACTCAGCACAACCTGTTGGCGCTTATAACCAGGCGTATCAGCGTTGCTGATATTATGGCTGGTCGTTAACAACTGGTTTTGCGCAGTTAATAGACCGGTAATACCAATGTCAAGAATGCCATTTCCCATAATTTATTTCCGCTTCTTAATCTCTAATAAACATTAGATAGTTGTATCGGTAAAATGAAAAAAGAATTAAAAAACTTTTTCATCAAATAAACTCACGATTCTGTAATGTTTCACTATTAAGTATTCGAATCAACTTCTCTGCATACATTGGATCAGTGGCATATCCCGCACGTTGCAGGCCGTTAGCAAATGTCGCGGCATCAGTGGACTTCAATACTTTTGCATAGCGCGGGTTATCTAATAGCAAATTGGCATAGTCACTGAATCCTTCTGCATAAGAACTATAAGCACGGAATTTTTCAATCACTTTTTGGGGTGCGCCGTTAATGTACTCAGTGGTTACCGTTTCCACAACATCCCCTTTCCAGCTTGCACCAGCTTTGATTCCAAACAGGTTGTAGCTTGGACTATTATCCGCATGGCGAATCTCATGTTTACCCCACCCGCTTTCCAGAGCAGCTTGCGCTAACATGAAATGCGGAGGAATACCGGTTGATTGCGAAGCAATCTTTGCATGCGGCAATACTTTATCGATAAAATCCGCTGAATGATTAGATGATTTTTTTAGTTGTGACTCCAGCGGGATTGGTGCGAAAAATGCATCAACAGATGGATTCATTTTTCCTACTGGCATCGCTTCATTAGATGAATTCAGCGCACCCGGCCATAACTGTTCAGATTTATCATTGGGGTGCCCATCTTTAATCAAAGCCGGCTGATTGCTAGAATTGATCGCCGATAAAATGGCATCGGTATGGTTTATTGTGGTTTGTGGCTCAATCGCTTTATTAGCGCGCGCCAATTGCTGTACCATCATGTCGGCAATACCAATTCCTTTAGTCGAAATGTGCTGTGCTAATTGCTGATCATACATTTGTGTAAAGAATTGAGTTTGCTGACTATCGAACAATCCGTCTTTGGGCGTTGCCTCACGCATACTTTTTAGCAACATGTTCATGAACAATGCTTCAAACTGCTGCGCCGCTTTTTGTAAAGCTTCATCTGGATTCTGCTTGGCCATTAAATGCAGATCATCAATGCTCTTGGCATCAACAGCGAGCTTACTTGAAATATCCGGTGAGATAACCATAATTTTATAATTAACTAATTAAATAATTTCCAACTCTGCACGTAGCGAGCCTGCCGCTTTTAACGCCTGCAAAATGGACAACAAATCCTGTGTTGTCGCACCAATCGCCGTCAAAGCCTTGACAACTTCACCAAGATCCGCGCCATTCGGCAATAGCATCAAATTCCCTTCATCAGTACGTATTTCAACTTGGGATCGTTGTGCCACCACTGTTTCACCGCGCTGCGCAAATGGACCGGGTTGACTGATTACAGGTTCAGTATTGATAATGATAGATAAATTACCATGCGCAATTGCACTCGTTTCAAGTGTTACTGCTTGATTCATCACTACCGAGCCGGTCCGTGAATTAACAATAACTTTTGCCGGCGCTCTTGCAGGCGTTATATCCAGACTTTCAATCTGAGAAATAAACATAATGCGCTGACTATTATCAGCAGGCGCTCTTACCTGCACGACTCGGCCATCGATAGCAGCTGCAGTTGAAGGATGCAATCCATTAATGGCTTCAACAATACGATTAACCGTCGTAAAATCCGTTGAATTCAATTCCAGGTTAATAAAATCACCTTGCCCGACTGTTGTTGCTATCTCGCGCTCTACGATAGCGCCGCCTGCAATGCGCCCGGCACTAAGATGATTAATTTGCACACTGCTACCCGCATTTCCGGCACCTATACCGCCAACCAGAATACTTCCTTGCGCCATTGCATAAACCTGATTGTCCGCACCTTTGAGAGGCGTCATCAAAAGTGTTCCTCCACGCAGACTTTTCGCATTACCCATGGAAGACACTGTGATATCAATTTGCTGACCAGGTTTCGCAAACGCAGGTAACGTAGCTGTTACCATCACAGCAGCAACATTCCGTAATTGCAAATTGGTACCAGGCGGTAAGTTAACACCCAATTGACCGAGCATATTGATGATACTTTGTACGGTAAATGGCGTTTGGGTTGTCATATCACCGCTGCCATCCAAACCCACAACTAATCCATACCCTATCAATTGATTATTACGTACCCCTTGAATCGATGCCAGATCCTTGATGCGATCCGCCGCACTAATACCCGGCACTAATAGGCCTATCGCCAGAAAAGAATGAATAATTATGTTTTTTATTTTCATAATCTTATATATTAATTTCAAAGATAAACATGTTTCAAGCATCGAACATTTTAGAAAGGTGTGACGGACAAAAAGAATCGTGATAACCAACCCATTGTTTGTGCCTCATCCAAATAACCATTGGCTCGATACTCCACGCGCGCATCGGCAACTTGTGTTGAAGAGATGGTGTTCGCCATGATATGTACTGGATTCACAACACCGGAGAGCCTGATAAACTCTTGTCCCTGATTAATACCGATTTGTTTTTCGCCACTGACAACAAGATTTCCATTCGGCAATGCTTCTATAACAGTTACCGTTATCGTGCCTTTAAAATTATTTTTACTTGAGCTCTCGCCACTGCCATCAAACTTGTTGTTAGATTTGGCTTCCACTGTGGCGTGTTTCTTTAAAAGGCTCAAAGGAATCCCTAATAGGCTTGGTACCGAAAAATCGATACTTCCCGAACGATCGACATTACTCCCAGAACTCTTGCTGGCATTTGTTGTTTCATTCAAGTTAACGATCAAGGTGTCGCCAACACTACGCGCTCTTCGATCTTCAAATAAGGGGGTGTAACGAACACCGCCCGTTGTGCTATGAATAGTCTGAAAAATAGCGCCATTCGGGTGGGTCGCGACTGCCGCATGCTTCGGAGAACGAAAGGTATTAGGCTGATGGGTGACTGTTGGTGGTGTCATCGCACAACCCGATACCAGCAAAACAAAAATCAGTGTATACAGACACAAGAATTGTTTTTTTAATGTCAAATTGTTAGCAACCATCCCATTACTCCGGATAACCCATTCAATTATAATTGCGCCAATTTCTGCAACATTTGATCTGAAGTCTCGATTGACTTGGAATTCATCTCATACGCACGCTGGGTTTGAATCATGCTGACCAATTCTTCCACGACATTCACATTCGAAGTTTCAACAAAACTCTGTTCCAATAGTCCTAATCCATTGGTCCCAGGCGCATTTTGATTGGGCGTTCCACTGGATGCGGATTCCATGTACAGGTTCTCCCCCATCTTCTGCAACCCTGCCGGATTAATAAAGCCGGCTAACTGAATATTACCAACTTGAATCGGCGCGACAGAACCCGGTACTGTCGCGGATACCGTACCGTCTCGTGCTATGGTGATACCGAGCGCATTCGGTGGCACGGTAATTGCTGGCTGAACTGCATATCCGCTTGAAGTAACAAGCTGACCATTGATATCGGATTGAAATGCCCCATCACGCGTATAGGCAGTGGTGCCATCAGGTAATAAAACCTGAAAGAAACCTATGCCTCGTATCGCAACGTCTCGTTGATTATCCGTCTGTTGTAACCCCCCTTGCGTAAATATGCTTTCTGTCGCGACCGGTTTGACGCCCGTACCTAACTGTAAACCTGAAGGCAATTGAGTTTGCTGGGAAGACTGCGCCCCGGGCTGGCGCACTGTTTGATACAGCAAATCCTCAAAAACTGCACGAGCACGTTTAAATCCATTCGTACTCACATTCGCCAAATTATTTGCGACGACATCCATTTTGGTTTGTTGCGCATCAAGACCCGTTTTAGCAATCCACAAGGAACGAACCATAATCATTAACCTCTTAAATTTATTTTTTGTTTAAACTCTTACAACCATTATTTCACCGGCCTGTTGTGCGTTTCTTTGCGCGTTCTCAAGCATTTTCATTTGCATATCAAATTGACGGGCAAGCGCTATCATGCTGACCATTTCATGTACAACGTTCACATTACTGCCTTCCAATGTACCATCAACAAGCTTGACCTTAGCATCGGCTTGCGCAACACCGCCGTCTTTAAGGCGAAATAAACCATCAACCCCCTTGACAAGGTTCTCTTCCGCCGGATTTACCAGCTTAATTCGACCCACTAAAGCGACTGTATTGGGCTGTGGATTAATCGGCACAGACGATACTGTTCCATCACCACCGATTGTGATTCGAGTTTCCGGCGGGACCGTGATAGTGCCTCTGTCGCCTTTGACTTTAAGCCCGTTATGCGTCAGCAGAAGTCCATTAGGACTGACTTGCAAGTTGCCATTGCGTGTATAGGCTTCTTCACCGTTATCCAACTGCACTGCAATCCATCCAGAGCCCTTGATTGCAACATCCAGATCGCGGCCGGTTGTTTGCAACGCACCGGGTGTAAAATCCGCATGAATTGTTGAATCGACAACAAATGCACGCGTCGGCAATCCGTCACCGAATATCGGAACAGCGCGGAATGCATTGTTCTCAGCCCGATAGCCTGTTGTTGCAGCATTAGCGAGATTCTGCGCAACCGTAGCTTGTTGATTCAGCGTATGGTTTGCTCCGGTCATAGATGTGTAGATCAGTCTATCCATCAGCTTTTACTCAGTTATTGTGAGGAAATTAAAGATTAACCAATGTTTGCATAACAGCATCTTGAGTTTCGATCGATTTGGCATTCGCTTGATACATACGTTGTGCAGTAATCATTTTCACCAATTCACTCGTTAAATCCACATTGGCATCTTCGACTGCTGAGGCTTGCAGTGCACCCAGTGTTCCCGTTTTTGGCGGACCCACCAAAGGTTGACCTGAGTTGGGTGTTTCTATCCAACGCCCATCACCAATAGGATTTAAACCTTGCGGATTGACAAAATTAGCCAAAACAATTTGCCCCAGTGATCTCGTTTGCCCATTACTATAACTGCCTTGAATCACACCATCGGCGGATGTTGTAAAACCAGCTAGCCGGCCAGAGGTGAATCCATCTTGGGACATTGAATTCACGCCAAACTTAGATCCAAATTGTGTGGCCGTAGTCAAATCCAAAGAGAAAACTAAGGGTGAAGCTGCACTCAGGGTCGGATCAATGGTTGCCAAATCGACCGACACATTAAAAGGTGCAGTAGGCGAAGTTAATACGCCATTATCATTAAAGGTTAACGCTTCTGAAGCTGCACCACCCAGAGTAACTCCAGTAGGTACACCCGCTGCACTGGTCGCGCCATCGACAGTCGCATAAGCATTCCATGTACCCGCTGTAGCTGTTTTCTGAAAAAAAATAGAAAATATATGTGAATTACCCAAGCTGTCGACAATGTTTCCAGATGTCGTGCTTGTATAGCTTTTGGGATTATTCGCATCGAAAGTAGCCACTGCAGGTACAGTCGCACCCGAATCCAGATTGAAACCCATGCTGTAAGTTGATGTAACTTGAGGAGGAATATCAGCGGTGTTTAATTTCACATTGGCTGGTTGACTGGCGACTATGTTTCCATTTGTATCTGCCGTATAGCCGGTTAGATTCGCTCCATTGGCATCGGTAAGATACCCGTTGCCATCAAGACGGAATTGCCCATTCCGGCTATAACTCACCACCCCCCCGTCACTCATACGAAAAAAACCTTGCCCATTTATCGCGATATCCAATGGATTATTGGTCGGTGAAATATTTCCTTGATTAAATAATTGCGCAACAGTAGCTACTCTTGAACCAATGCCTACTTGCGTTCTAGAAGACCCTGCGCCATCCAATGAACTTGCAAATATATCGGTAAATTGTGCTTGGGATTGTTTATATCCAGGGGTATTTGCATTGGAAATATTGTTCCCAATAACATCCAGATTTGTCGATGCGGCACTTAGACCACTTAAACCTTGTTGAAAACTCATACTGATCTCCTTATCAAAATACCTGTTTAACGTCAGACAAACTGACCAAACCCAATTTGCCCATATCAAGCAACGTGCCCTGCTCTCCGTGGGAAACACTACTTACCGAACCAAGTGAAAGCGTATTGACTTTAATATCATTTCCACCCTGTTTTGCACTCACTTCAAAGGTATAGTCTCCGATAGCAGCTTTGGCGCCACTGTCTGTCATGCCATCCCACCCGATCGTGCTAATACCTGTCGGTTTCGCACCGAGATCTATATTACGAATGGCAATCCCGGAGCTATCCAATATCGTTACTTTGAGTTGATCAACCGGCTGAGCCAATTCAATACCGGCAATGGCTGCATCTTTATCGAGTTGTATAGATTTTCCAGGAACAAAAGCATCATGCCCTATCATTCCCGTTGCCTCAATCGATTGGCTATCTTCATAATCGGAAGACAAAAGTTGCAGTGTTGTATTCAGTTTATCTATGCCGGTTACCGTACTAATTTGCGCTAATTGACTGGTAACTTCCGCATTATCAAGTGGTTTAAGCGGATCTTGATTTTTCATCTGGGTAACCAGAAGTTTTAAAAAGCGATCCTGTGCATCCTCAGTTTCCTTTTTAGCGGTAACTCCTGTCGTTGTTAACGATGAAACTGGTTGAGAATTGGCTGGCTGAACTGAACTCATGTTGCACTCCTTTATTGACCAATGGTGAGAGTCTTTTGTAACAGTGATTTGGTAGTGTTCATCATATCGACACTGTTCTGATACGAACGTGATGCCGACATCATATTGACCATTTCATCGACAACATTGACATTAGGCATCGTCACATAACCGTTTTTATCCGCTAACGGATGTTTAGGCTGGAATAACTGTTTCATCGGAGATTGATCGTGAATGACACCAGCAACTTTAACACCGCTAGCACCATTAGCAGCCGCTTGTAATGTACTGAAAATCACTTGACGACCCCGGTAGGGCTCGCCAGTTGAACTGGTCACACTATCGGCATTTGAGAGATTACTGGCAACCACATTCAAACGCTGAGATTGTGCGGACATGGCCGAGCTTGAAATATCGAATACATTGAATAATGACATAATTATCTCTCCTGCATCGCTAATGATATGTTTCTAAATTCAGTATTTAGAAATGTGATACTGGCATCGTACTTAATGGCGTTATCGGCAAACCGGGTACGTTCCATATCCATATCCACTGTGTTTCCATCGGCACTGGGTTGTAAAGGAACACGATATAATATGTTGTCCCCGAAAACCCCTTGCGCAGCGGAATTAATATGTGCCGGGGATGTCGTATTTAAACTTACTTTATTCAGGTTTGTAGTCAATGAAAGCTTTTCATGTAGTACACTGGCGAAATCAATATCTTTCGCTTTAAAATTAGGTGTATCTGCATTAGCCACATTGCCGGAAAGCAGCTCTTGTCTGGCAGCCCGTAGGCTTAAGGCCTGATGATGAAAGTTTAATTCTTTATCAAGTTTGTTAATCATTTTCTATACACCCAAATTTAAATAGCTTTGTATTCACTTATTAGCACTTAGCATGCCAACTATAATAAATGTTCATGCTGCCAGACTAACCCGCAAAAAAGGCATGAAATAGACGCTATCTTCAAACGTGACTTTTATGACAGTTGATTAAGATATCTGCGAGAGCGGCAATAATTGCCGAAAACGGCAAAAATGAATGGTTAAATAAATCTATGATACGTTGCTTAATGTTAATTCTCTGTCTGCCAATGCTTGCTTCTTCGATTCCGGCATTTGCATCACAGCACAAAACTATCGCGCAATACCAAGAAATTGCTTTAATTAAAAGAGCAATTGAGGATTTCTTATATAACAATACAGCTTCGCTATCCGGACAAGTTATCGTGAATGTAGGCCAGATCGACAGGCATCTCGCTTTGCCTCAGTGTCCGCATCTAGAACCTTTTGTTCCAACTGGCGGGCGTTTATGGGGAAAAACTTCTATCGGGGTTCGCTGTGATAGCCAGGACGCAACATGGACCATCTACGTGCAGACTGAAATAATTGTAATGACCGATGTGTTACATGTCGCACGCCCCATTGCTGCTGGTCAGACACTCGCCTATGAGGATATAGCTCTACAGAATGTTAATTTGGCACAAATGCCGGAAGGCATATTCACTGATGTAGCAAAAGTAATCGGCAAAGTGGCCACCACCAACCTTTCTGCCGGGCAACCATTACGTCCGCAAATGCTGCGTGCACCCTACGTAGTCTTACGAGGTCAAACAGTGAATCTGGTTGTTCAAGGACGCGGATTTAGCATCCGGTCAGAAGGCCAGGCATTAGCAGACGCGACCGAAGGACAAGTTGTTCAAGTGCGCAATAAATCAGGACGAATCATGAGCGGACTCGCGCGCCTCAATTCAATCGTTGAAATACAGCCATAAAGTATTAACCCGAAACACTTCCAATGACATTGGCTGAGTGCTATTTATTCCTCACTTGCCAAAACAAGTGATCTTAACCCTCAATCAGACTTATAATTAAGAATCGTTTCAATACTCATAAAAAAACAAGTAGCTTTTTACTGTGACTAAAATAGACCCTACCATTGAAATAAAAAAAATTTTGGCTGATGTACTAGGATTGGGGGAACGACTCAATGCGATGAGATCGGATACCCTATTACTCGGAAATATTCCCGAGCTTGATTCCGTGGCAGTCGTTACAATTATCCTGGCTTTAGAAAAGAATTTTTCTATCTCGATTAAAGATGACGAGATAAGTGCGAAAACATTTGAAACGCTCGGTGCTTTGGTCAATTTTGTAGAAAAAAAATTAGCCGATAAAAATAAACTAGCCGAAAAAGATTACCCAACATAAGTAAGTTCAAAAACTTTGATCAATCAATATTTGAAAGATGCAGATTGTATTTTGATTTGAATAATGCATAATTGCTGCATCTAATTCAGAATACAATGGAATAAGCATTGAAATTACATCCTGCAAATTTTGGGCATCAATACATTTTCACCGGGTATGGGGATGGATACATATTGATTAATCAGACCCGTTACGAAAAAAGCTTGATCGTTATGCCTGACCGTTTGATTGAAGACTGGCCGGTAATTTCAGTTTCGCAACTGGAAGCTCAGCATTTTGAAATGTTGCTATCCGATAAGCCAGAAATCATCATCCTTGGAACAGGCATTGCACATAAATTTCCAGATCAATCTTTATTAAGCCAGTTAACCAAAATGGGGATTGGAATTGAAGTGATGGATACAAGGGCCTGCTGCCGTACCTATAATATTCTGGTTGAAGAAGGACGGCGTGTTGCAGCAGCGCTGTTGATCTAATTTCTCACAACAAAAAAAAGCCCGGGATTTATCCCATTGCATTGTCTGAACTAGCCGGATCAATCACAAACAATGCAATAATTCGCTTCATAAATTCACAAAATTAAAAAAAGAAATGGCCATGACAATTATGATTGTGATAAATTCATGGCTGGAAAGTCAGGTATAGTAAAATTGGCTTCCTTCATAATATTAATATAGGAGTTAAAAATGAACAAATTTCTTATCGCTGCAATGGGTTTAGTCTTTTTATTGGGTTCTTCTGCTACTATGGCCAGCGGAAACAAAGAATCTGCACTGCCTCCAATGGCCGCTCAGGACATTTTGAATCAAATGGCATGTGAAGGTAAAAAAGCCGGCGATAAAATCAAAGATCGTGTTGACGGTGAGATGGTTACTTGCCCAGCTAAGATTAAACAACCTAATTTTGGCAAATAAAAGTAATTACAAGCGAATCGGTAGATAGGTCAAGTGAGATAGACCAAGGTATTTTCTTCTTCCACTCAAAGTTGGATTCAATAAGTTGAGTCGTAGAAGTTAAATATTTCGAAACTATCTGCTTGGCCTATTACTTTAATTTATGAACACAGAGAATAAAACAGAAATACGTCCGGAGTGCTTTCTGTAGCCAGAAATACCGAATATCAATTCCGGTTAATTTGAATATCAGGATCACTGATTAGCTACTCTCCCAGTCTATTGAAAATATCTCATATCCTCAACACATCAACTTCAGAAATCCATTTTCTTGAATTCCACAGTTATGCTTTATGGAATTCCGCCTCAGACAATAATAATCTATAAATTCATTGCAATATCAGTAGCATACCCATAGTTTCTTGATTTTATATCTTAGAAATATCCTTTAACTTTTTACAAATAAAGAATTAATTCTAAATTTAATTAAAAATACTCATGAAGATGTAGTAAAATGCACAGCAAATAATATTCAGGTATACGATCTATTCCTTTTGAATTATTTTTAATTTAAACAATTAAATACCGGCAAGTTAAGATTATTTATTCGTAATACTAAAAATAATCATTCATAGATTAAATTCTCTTAACTGATACTTTCCTCGCTCATAACGAAAATATTTAAGTAGATTAAAAATGATTTGCAATTTCGGTCAATTGGAGAGAAGAAAGAATGAAACAGGTATTTTTTTTATTTTGCGTCATATTTTTTTATACCACCAGCACCTTAGCCCAGAAAAACAACCTAGATATTAAGTCGCAAGCTGCGCTGGTTTTTAATGCTCAAAATGCGCATGTCATCTATGATAAGAATGCAGATAAGGTAATGCCTATTGCTTCTATCACTAAATTAATGACCGCCATGGTCACACTTGATGCACGCTTGTCCCCGAATGAAAAAATCACGATCACGAATGCTGATGTCGACAAGCTGAAGCACTCATCTTCGCGATTGCCCGTAGGCAGTAGTTATCCCCGCCATGAATTATTACGCTTAGCACTGATGTCATCCGAGAATCGCGCCGCAGCAGCACTGGCTCGCACCTATCCCGGCGGCACCAAAGCATTCGTCGATGCCATGAATCAAAAGGCAAAGAAAATTGGAATGGCCAACAGTCGTTTTGTCGACTCTACTGGCTTGAATAGCAACAATGTAGCGACAGCACGCGACTTGGCGAAATTAGTCTCAAGCTCAAATAGCTATTCCGCTATCCGCGAATTTTCAACGACATCACAGCATTCCGTATCACCAGGAAATAAGCGCGGTCATTTACAGTATGTCAATTCCAATAGCTTGGTCCGCAATCAAGGATGGGATATCGGTGTTTCCAAAACCGGTTATCTCAGTGAAGCAGGACGCTGTTTGGTAATGCAGGCCAAAATTTCTGGCCAACCCGTTGTGATTGTTCTGCTGAACTCCTGGGGCAAAAATACCCGGATTGGCGATGCCAACCGCGTAAAAAAATGGATAGAGAGTAATCAGGGCCGCAGGCAAGTATAAGAATGCCAGATTCTACGTCAGGTTATAAACTTCACTGTACTTGCGCTTCAGATAATCAACGAAATAATCCGGATTCAAAGCTTCCCCGGTAACGCGCTGAACAAGTTCCTGTGGCGAATAAAGCTTTCCTTGACGATGGATCTTCTCATTGAGCCAGTTCTTAATTGGCGCAAAATTACCTTTAGCAATATTTCGCTCAGTATCGGGTTGTTCGCTCAGTAGCGTTTGGTAGAACTGACACGCATACATTGCACCCAGTGTATACGAAGGAAAATACCCAAACGCCCCGCCGCTCCAATGCGAATCCTGCAATACGCCGAGCGCATCGGTAGGCGGCTGAATTCCCAGATACTTCTGCATCAACCCATTCCAGATATGCGGCAAATCATCGACCTGCATCGAACCATCAAACAGCCCTTTCTCGATTTCATAGCGCAAAATAATATGCAACGGATAGGTTACCTCATCCGCCTCTACCCGGATAAAATCCGGCTTGCACGTATTAAT
Proteins encoded in this window:
- a CDS encoding flagellar hook assembly protein FlgD, encoding MSSVQPANSQPVSSLTTTGVTAKKETEDAQDRFLKLLVTQMKNQDPLKPLDNAEVTSQLAQISTVTGIDKLNTTLQLLSSDYEDSQSIEATGMIGHDAFVPGKSIQLDKDAAIAGIELAQPVDQLKVTILDSSGIAIRNIDLGAKPTGISTIGWDGMTDSGAKAAIGDYTFEVSAKQGGNDIKVNTLSLGSVSSVSHGEQGTLLDMGKLGLVSLSDVKQVF
- the flgB gene encoding flagellar basal body rod protein FlgB; the encoded protein is MINKLDKELNFHHQALSLRAARQELLSGNVANADTPNFKAKDIDFASVLHEKLSLTTNLNKVSLNTTSPAHINSAAQGVFGDNILYRVPLQPSADGNTVDMDMERTRFADNAIKYDASITFLNTEFRNISLAMQER
- the flgC gene encoding flagellar basal body rod protein FlgC; translated protein: MSLFNVFDISSSAMSAQSQRLNVVASNLSNADSVTSSTGEPYRGRQVIFSTLQAAANGASGVKVAGVIHDQSPMKQLFQPKHPLADKNGYVTMPNVNVVDEMVNMMSASRSYQNSVDMMNTTKSLLQKTLTIGQ
- a CDS encoding flagellar basal body L-ring protein FlgH, with the protein product MVANNLTLKKQFLCLYTLIFVLLVSGCAMTPPTVTHQPNTFRSPKHAAVATHPNGAIFQTIHSTTGGVRYTPLFEDRRARSVGDTLIVNLNETTNASKSSGSNVDRSGSIDFSVPSLLGIPLSLLKKHATVEAKSNNKFDGSGESSSKNNFKGTITVTVIEALPNGNLVVSGEKQIGINQGQEFIRLSGVVNPVHIMANTISSTQVADARVEYRANGYLDEAQTMGWLSRFFLSVTPF
- the flgA gene encoding flagellar basal body P-ring formation chaperone FlgA, which encodes MLILCLPMLASSIPAFASQHKTIAQYQEIALIKRAIEDFLYNNTASLSGQVIVNVGQIDRHLALPQCPHLEPFVPTGGRLWGKTSIGVRCDSQDATWTIYVQTEIIVMTDVLHVARPIAAGQTLAYEDIALQNVNLAQMPEGIFTDVAKVIGKVATTNLSAGQPLRPQMLRAPYVVLRGQTVNLVVQGRGFSIRSEGQALADATEGQVVQVRNKSGRIMSGLARLNSIVEIQP
- a CDS encoding acyl carrier protein; amino-acid sequence: MTKIDPTIEIKKILADVLGLGERLNAMRSDTLLLGNIPELDSVAVVTIILALEKNFSISIKDDEISAKTFETLGALVNFVEKKLADKNKLAEKDYPT
- the flgE gene encoding flagellar hook protein FlgE; protein product: MSFQQGLSGLSAASTNLDVIGNNISNANTPGYKQSQAQFTDIFASSLDGAGSSRTQVGIGSRVATVAQLFNQGNISPTNNPLDIAINGQGFFRMSDGGVVSYSRNGQFRLDGNGYLTDANGANLTGYTADTNGNIVASQPANVKLNTADIPPQVTSTYSMGFNLDSGATVPAVATFDANNPKSYTSTTSGNIVDSLGNSHIFSIFFQKTATAGTWNAYATVDGATSAAGVPTGVTLGGAASEALTFNDNGVLTSPTAPFNVSVDLATIDPTLSAASPLVFSLDLTTATQFGSKFGVNSMSQDGFTSGRLAGFTTSADGVIQGSYSNGQTRSLGQIVLANFVNPQGLNPIGDGRWIETPNSGQPLVGPPKTGTLGALQASAVEDANVDLTSELVKMITAQRMYQANAKSIETQDAVMQTLVNL
- the flgJ gene encoding flagellar assembly peptidoglycan hydrolase FlgJ, encoding MVISPDISSKLAVDAKSIDDLHLMAKQNPDEALQKAAQQFEALFMNMLLKSMREATPKDGLFDSQQTQFFTQMYDQQLAQHISTKGIGIADMMVQQLARANKAIEPQTTINHTDAILSAINSSNQPALIKDGHPNDKSEQLWPGALNSSNEAMPVGKMNPSVDAFFAPIPLESQLKKSSNHSADFIDKVLPHAKIASQSTGIPPHFMLAQAALESGWGKHEIRHADNSPSYNLFGIKAGASWKGDVVETVTTEYINGAPQKVIEKFRAYSSYAEGFSDYANLLLDNPRYAKVLKSTDAATFANGLQRAGYATDPMYAEKLIRILNSETLQNREFI
- the flgF gene encoding flagellar basal-body rod protein FlgF; protein product: MDRLIYTSMTGANHTLNQQATVAQNLANAATTGYRAENNAFRAVPIFGDGLPTRAFVVDSTIHADFTPGALQTTGRDLDVAIKGSGWIAVQLDNGEEAYTRNGNLQVSPNGLLLTHNGLKVKGDRGTITVPPETRITIGGDGTVSSVPINPQPNTVALVGRIKLVNPAEENLVKGVDGLFRLKDGGVAQADAKVKLVDGTLEGSNVNVVHEMVSMIALARQFDMQMKMLENAQRNAQQAGEIMVVRV
- a CDS encoding Mth938-like domain-containing protein, whose amino-acid sequence is MKLHPANFGHQYIFTGYGDGYILINQTRYEKSLIVMPDRLIEDWPVISVSQLEAQHFEMLLSDKPEIIILGTGIAHKFPDQSLLSQLTKMGIGIEVMDTRACCRTYNILVEEGRRVAAALLI
- the flgG gene encoding flagellar basal-body rod protein FlgG, which codes for MVRSLWIAKTGLDAQQTKMDVVANNLANVSTNGFKRARAVFEDLLYQTVRQPGAQSSQQTQLPSGLQLGTGVKPVATESIFTQGGLQQTDNQRDVAIRGIGFFQVLLPDGTTAYTRDGAFQSDINGQLVTSSGYAVQPAITVPPNALGITIARDGTVSATVPGSVAPIQVGNIQLAGFINPAGLQKMGENLYMESASSGTPNQNAPGTNGLGLLEQSFVETSNVNVVEELVSMIQTQRAYEMNSKSIETSDQMLQKLAQL
- a CDS encoding flagellar basal body P-ring protein FlgI, which gives rise to MKIKNIIIHSFLAIGLLVPGISAADRIKDLASIQGVRNNQLIGYGLVVGLDGSGDMTTQTPFTVQSIINMLGQLGVNLPPGTNLQLRNVAAVMVTATLPAFAKPGQQIDITVSSMGNAKSLRGGTLLMTPLKGADNQVYAMAQGSILVGGIGAGNAGSSVQINHLSAGRIAGGAIVEREIATTVGQGDFINLELNSTDFTTVNRIVEAINGLHPSTAAAIDGRVVQVRAPADNSQRIMFISQIESLDITPARAPAKVIVNSRTGSVVMNQAVTLETSAIAHGNLSIIINTEPVISQPGPFAQRGETVVAQRSQVEIRTDEGNLMLLPNGADLGEVVKALTAIGATTQDLLSILQALKAAGSLRAELEII